The following are encoded in a window of Roseimaritima ulvae genomic DNA:
- a CDS encoding HesB/IscA family protein, whose product MAVKLTERAAEEVVRFRSEHNFGDEMVLRIGVAGGGCSGFNYTLNFDENFDEKVDSKFECHGVNVVVDKKSALYLDGTVVDWYDSLEKKGFTFENPNAVKTCGCGSSFQA is encoded by the coding sequence ATGGCAGTCAAGCTTACCGAACGAGCCGCCGAAGAAGTCGTACGCTTTCGCAGCGAGCACAATTTTGGTGACGAAATGGTGTTGCGGATCGGTGTTGCCGGTGGCGGTTGCAGCGGCTTCAACTACACCCTGAACTTCGACGAAAACTTCGACGAAAAAGTCGACAGCAAGTTCGAATGCCACGGCGTCAACGTCGTCGTCGACAAAAAGAGCGCTCTGTACCTCGATGGCACCGTCGTCGATTGGTACGACAGCCTGGAAAAGAAGGGTTTTACGTTCGAAAACCCCAACGCCGTCAAGACTTGCGGCTGCGGCAGCTCGTTCCAAGCCTAG
- a CDS encoding LamG domain-containing protein, translating to MNAQERSMLIDAMLEGDISEADFLRLEAELSVDPQVRAEYYDRLKLQVLLQRIAEETPHAESATGEPSSPGSSAAVRHERPHDNKPSRPTRPGSYLLAATGLLALAAGLFLIVRALPESQPPSDAPGMVTMVAAPAESKAVGFALLGGQSNAVWEGPSQLSNGLLPDGSLHLLSGLAHIELFSGVQMVIQGEALFSIESAMQVRVAKGRIRAYVPEAAKGFRMLTQQGAVLETGSEFAIDVDADGTQVNVLDEDLESIVSPQQFHQDQDSRLASRMRQWQSETTQRQQTDGLLAYYQPERTDRWSRVLVNRSQAATMRASDGAIVAAQRARDRWGRDDGALDFSRTGSRVRVDVPGQYPHLTMLCWVKINSLDRWYNSLFLTDGHEPHEPHWQIMNDGRLFFSVKADRKTKGAASQHVFYSEPFWDASLSGKWIMLAVVYDTQTKRVTHYLNGQPLGREAIPDSFLVDTIEIGAASIGNWSQPMYRTDPEFAVRNLNGSMDEFAMFSTALTDQQILDWYQAGNPHE from the coding sequence ATGAATGCCCAAGAACGCTCTATGCTGATCGATGCGATGCTCGAGGGCGACATCAGCGAAGCCGACTTTTTGCGGCTGGAAGCTGAACTGTCGGTCGATCCTCAGGTGCGAGCGGAATATTACGATCGTCTGAAGTTGCAAGTGTTGCTGCAGCGGATCGCCGAGGAGACCCCGCACGCGGAATCGGCCACGGGCGAGCCCTCGTCGCCAGGCTCCTCAGCAGCCGTTCGCCACGAACGACCGCACGACAACAAACCTTCGCGACCAACACGTCCCGGAAGCTACCTGCTGGCCGCCACCGGTTTGCTGGCCTTGGCCGCCGGATTGTTTTTGATCGTACGAGCGCTGCCAGAATCGCAACCGCCGTCGGATGCTCCTGGCATGGTCACCATGGTCGCTGCCCCGGCAGAATCCAAAGCCGTCGGCTTTGCCCTGTTGGGCGGCCAATCCAATGCGGTCTGGGAAGGTCCCTCGCAGCTCAGCAACGGCCTGCTGCCCGACGGTTCGCTGCACCTGCTGTCCGGTCTGGCTCATATTGAATTGTTCAGTGGCGTGCAGATGGTGATTCAGGGGGAAGCCTTGTTTTCCATCGAATCGGCCATGCAGGTTCGCGTTGCTAAAGGTCGTATTCGGGCTTATGTGCCCGAAGCGGCCAAGGGCTTTCGCATGCTGACGCAACAAGGCGCGGTGCTGGAGACGGGCAGTGAATTCGCCATCGACGTCGACGCTGACGGAACGCAGGTGAACGTTCTTGATGAGGATCTGGAATCGATCGTCAGTCCACAACAGTTTCACCAAGACCAGGACTCGCGTTTGGCTTCGCGAATGCGGCAATGGCAGTCCGAGACCACACAGCGGCAGCAAACCGATGGCCTGTTGGCTTACTACCAGCCCGAACGAACCGACCGCTGGTCACGGGTCCTGGTTAATCGCTCACAAGCTGCGACCATGCGTGCCAGCGACGGAGCCATCGTCGCTGCCCAGCGGGCCCGCGATCGTTGGGGGCGCGACGACGGCGCCTTGGACTTTAGTCGAACCGGCAGTCGCGTTCGCGTGGACGTGCCCGGGCAGTATCCTCATTTGACGATGTTGTGCTGGGTCAAAATCAATAGTCTGGACCGCTGGTACAACTCTTTGTTTCTGACCGACGGCCACGAACCGCATGAGCCGCACTGGCAGATCATGAACGATGGGCGATTATTCTTTTCGGTCAAAGCCGATCGCAAAACCAAAGGGGCGGCCAGTCAACATGTGTTCTATTCGGAACCGTTTTGGGACGCCTCGTTAAGCGGCAAATGGATCATGCTGGCAGTGGTTTACGATACCCAAACGAAACGTGTTACCCACTACCTGAATGGCCAACCGCTCGGCCGTGAAGCCATTCCGGATTCGTTCCTGGTCGACACAATCGAAATCGGAGCGGCCTCGATAGGTAACTGGAGCCAACCGATGTACCGCACCGATCCCGAGTTCGCGGTGCGAAATCTGAACGGCAGCATGGACGAGTTTGCCATGTTCTCCACGGCCCTCACTGATCAACAAATACTGGATTGGTATCAAGCAGGAAATCCGCATGAATAA
- a CDS encoding sigma-70 family RNA polymerase sigma factor — MQNDQSHESQLISLLTQCQLSLGLYVRGLMPGDAAAHDVLQAANAKIWEKREDFVLGTNFKAWAFAIARFEVLNYRKQQARDARLVFSEDLENTIAAELERLDDDLLDRHQALRHCLRSLKPDSQRLLMQRYASPETLADYARRIGRSAAGLKVTLHRLRSTLAGCMEKRLRMAGDGS; from the coding sequence ATGCAAAACGATCAATCACACGAATCCCAGCTGATCAGCCTGCTGACGCAGTGCCAGTTATCGCTGGGGCTGTACGTCCGCGGGCTGATGCCCGGCGACGCGGCCGCCCATGACGTGCTGCAGGCGGCCAACGCAAAAATCTGGGAAAAACGCGAAGACTTTGTTCTCGGCACCAACTTCAAGGCCTGGGCCTTTGCAATCGCCCGGTTTGAAGTGCTGAACTATCGCAAGCAGCAAGCCCGCGACGCTCGCCTGGTGTTTTCCGAAGACCTGGAAAACACCATCGCTGCCGAACTGGAACGTTTGGATGACGACCTGTTGGACCGACATCAAGCCCTGCGGCATTGTCTGCGTTCGCTCAAGCCGGACAGCCAGCGGTTGTTGATGCAGCGTTACGCATCGCCCGAAACGCTGGCCGATTACGCTCGCCGCATCGGACGCTCCGCGGCAGGATTGAAGGTCACGCTGCATCGGCTGCGCTCGACGCTGGCCGGCTGCATGGAAAAACGCTTACGGATGGCCGGAGACGGATCATGA